The Rhizobium sp. CCGE531 genomic sequence GAGGCATATATCCTACGACATGGCCGAAGCCGTGAATCGCACGGCGAGCACAGGAGAGACTTCATGAGAGGCTTCAAGGGCGGCATGTTCGGCGGCGGATTCCGCACCGGACGCAAGTTCGATGCGGCCGACCTGCAGCTTATCATTCTCGCCCTGCTCTCCGAGCAGCCGCGTCACGGCTATGAACTGATCAAGACCTTCGAGGAACGCTCCGGCGGTTTCTACGTGCCGAGCCCGGGCGTCATCTACCCTGCCCTCACCTATCTCGAAGAAACCGGCCAGGCTGAAGTCGAGGCAAGCGGCACGAAGAAGCTCTACCGCATCACGGAAAGCGGCCAGAAGCGCGTCGACGATAACAGTGAGCTGGTGGAAGTGACATTCGCCAAGCTCGCCGCAAT encodes the following:
- a CDS encoding PadR family transcriptional regulator, with translation MRGFKGGMFGGGFRTGRKFDAADLQLIILALLSEQPRHGYELIKTFEERSGGFYVPSPGVIYPALTYLEETGQAEVEASGTKKLYRITESGQKRVDDNSELVEVTFAKLAAIGEKMARVREVFDGGDEDGRDNPFDRHGAGDVHRARHLLRSALRAKFPWSKAEGARIAAILERAAADIIRGETKAESEPKSDD